Proteins encoded within one genomic window of Polaribacter sp. NJDZ03:
- a CDS encoding C40 family peptidase, whose protein sequence is MKKWSFLIVVISLLLSSCSSTKTVVKKTQKPITKADKIVANALEYKGVRYKFGGTTNRGMDCSGVIYVAFGSENVQLPRISRDMAKRGHKIAVSKVKKGDLLFFKTSKNRRGNINHVGLVVSHSKGQIKFVHATTSRGVIVSTLSEKYWKNAFVKATTIL, encoded by the coding sequence ATGAAGAAATGGAGTTTTTTAATAGTTGTAATTTCTTTATTATTAAGTTCTTGCTCATCCACTAAAACGGTTGTTAAAAAGACACAAAAACCAATTACTAAGGCGGATAAAATAGTAGCAAATGCCTTAGAATATAAAGGTGTTCGTTACAAATTTGGAGGTACTACCAATAGAGGTATGGATTGCTCTGGAGTGATATATGTTGCCTTTGGAAGCGAAAACGTACAATTGCCAAGAATCTCTAGAGATATGGCAAAAAGAGGTCATAAAATTGCTGTTAGTAAAGTTAAAAAAGGTGATTTACTATTCTTTAAAACTAGTAAAAACAGACGAGGAAATATCAATCATGTTGGCTTGGTGGTTTCCCATTCAAAAGGACAAATTAAGTTTGTACACGCCACTACTTCTAGAGGTGTAATTGTTTCTACACTATCAGAAAAATACTGGAAAAATGCCTTCGTAAAAGCAACAACAATCTTGTAA
- the lpxB gene encoding lipid-A-disaccharide synthase, with protein MKYYIIAGEASGDLHGSNLMKALYREDANADIRFWGGDLMQNVGGTLVSHYKERAFMGFFEVIMNLSKVLGFIKFCKKDIAQFKPDVLILIDNSGFNLRVAKWAKEQGFKTNYYISPQVWASRASRVKDIKRDIDKMFVILPFEKEFYKKYDYNVTFVGHPLIDGIAGRKQVKEAAFRKEYNLTDKPIIALLPGSRKQEITKMLSVMLSLINDFSEYQFVIGGAPSQDFSFYQSIIGDRKVSFINNKTYDLLSVSYAAIVGSGTATLETALFKVPQVVCYKGGNISYQIAKRIITLKFISLVNLIMDKEVVKELIQDDFNKKNLKTELTKILDDTYREKLFLEYFELEKKLGGKGASEKVAKQIVSDLK; from the coding sequence ATGAAATATTATATAATTGCAGGAGAAGCTTCTGGAGATTTACATGGTTCTAATCTAATGAAAGCATTGTATAGAGAAGATGCAAATGCAGACATTCGTTTTTGGGGTGGAGATTTAATGCAAAATGTTGGCGGAACTTTGGTAAGTCATTATAAAGAAAGAGCTTTTATGGGCTTTTTTGAAGTTATAATGAACCTTTCTAAAGTATTGGGTTTTATTAAATTTTGTAAAAAAGACATTGCTCAATTTAAACCAGATGTACTTATTTTGATTGATAACTCTGGGTTTAATTTACGCGTTGCAAAATGGGCAAAAGAGCAAGGTTTTAAAACCAATTATTATATTTCTCCGCAAGTTTGGGCAAGTAGAGCAAGCAGAGTAAAAGATATTAAAAGAGATATCGATAAAATGTTTGTAATTCTTCCTTTTGAAAAGGAGTTTTATAAAAAATACGACTATAATGTAACCTTTGTTGGGCATCCTTTAATTGACGGAATTGCAGGTAGAAAACAAGTAAAAGAAGCCGCTTTTAGAAAAGAATACAACCTAACTGATAAACCAATTATTGCCTTGTTACCTGGAAGTAGAAAGCAAGAAATTACTAAAATGCTTTCTGTAATGCTGTCTTTAATTAATGATTTTTCTGAATATCAGTTTGTAATTGGAGGTGCTCCTAGTCAAGATTTTAGTTTTTATCAAAGTATTATTGGTGATAGAAAAGTAAGTTTTATCAACAATAAAACATACGATTTGTTAAGTGTTTCTTATGCAGCAATTGTTGGGTCTGGTACAGCAACTTTAGAAACTGCTTTGTTTAAAGTACCACAAGTAGTTTGTTATAAAGGAGGAAACATTTCTTATCAAATTGCGAAAAGAATTATCACTTTAAAATTTATTTCTTTGGTGAATTTAATTATGGATAAAGAGGTGGTAAAAGAATTAATTCAGGATGATTTTAATAAGAAGAATTTAAAAACCGAATTGACTAAGATTTTAGATGATACCTATCGAGAAAAACTATTTTTAGAATACTTTGAATTAGAGAAAAAATTAGGTGGAAAAGGAGCTTCAGAAAAAGTGGCGAAACAAATTGTAAGTGATTTAAAATAA